A genome region from Ctenopharyngodon idella isolate HZGC_01 chromosome 5, HZGC01, whole genome shotgun sequence includes the following:
- the mpzl2b gene encoding LOW QUALITY PROTEIN: myelin protein zero-like protein 2b (The sequence of the model RefSeq protein was modified relative to this genomic sequence to represent the inferred CDS: deleted 1 base in 1 codon) — MSRIWIYLFSALCALVLSGVYQVEGMEVLTSSELEAVNGTNVRLKCTFKSTHPLSDEKISVSWSFQPLGKSSTESIFHYHRGAYPPSEGPFKDHAVWSGDVMKGDASIMLQDVQFNFNGTYSCQVRNPPDIQGFAGEISLRVVQKVSFSEIGILAVAVGGSIGVVLLILIIYIIVRVFRRRDNDMSVEMEDYTSKDQVL; from the exons ATGAGTCGAATCTGGATTTACCTGTTTTCTGCGCTGTGCGCGCTGGTCTTGTCAG GTGTATATCAGGTGGAGGGAATGGAGGTGCTTACATCTTCA GAGTTGGAGGCTGTCAATGGGACAAATGTACGTctcaaatgtacatttaaatctaCCCATCCGCTCTCAGATGAAAAAATCTCTGTATCCTGGAGCTTTCAGCCACTCGGAAAGTCGTCAACAGAATCG ATTTTTCACTACCACAGAGGTGCATATCCCCCATCAGAAGGCCCGTTTAAGGATCATGCTGTATGGTCTGGTGATGTAATGAAAGGTGACGCATCCATCATGCTGCAGGATGTGCAGTTCAACTTTAATGGTACCTACAGCTGCCAAGTCCGAAATCCACCTGACATCCAGGGCTTTGCAGGCGAGATCAGCCTCAGAGTTGTTCAAAAAG TTTCATTCTCTGAAATTGGAATTCTGGCTGTAGCTGTGGGTGGGTCCATTGGCGTCGTTCTCCTCATCCTCATCATCTATATTATTGTGCGGGTTTTCCGGAGACGGGACAATGACATGAGTGTTGAGATGGAGGACTACACATCAAAGGATCAAGTGCTGTGA